In Mangrovivirga cuniculi, the following proteins share a genomic window:
- a CDS encoding contractile injection system tape measure protein has product MEDGHVLRTSVFEISSDTSENSHDIHNSLNDIIQEDLNRLLEEIFDEFCPPGHRISIKKLELDLGDINQYNFESEFKSKLKDALRLHLRRLIDEHKFSENITIDQNYEESLIPDLLENYLDTGNLPWFSSSFLSNGESFFMLIKELVINDVDSIRKIVNKKLNNEAASHRLYRIFPGFNEWIEFSFSISNNHKAGIYKKSWIDFVEFIQNILPLINKELLNRLSGFVVISLESSIPDEKVLWQIIEQLLSQIHKERPDLFSSTSDLAQQIIRLKTVKRKKFFDYEVQIISILDDVAKRGSGSSKGELIVSGSVYSFEKLKEISKSISLKNEFIRKISLIELKRFIDKEDSSLSIELGGLFNLISEVNVPHLDHEKLVFFLKESIVIALFTKINSGSNISIQKIINDFLELLAKKDQPLRKYILFELLEKVEKKAGTGILYGELINIKNEILKEESFLSGDNDLKSVIRKFFLLGVLNESDKIGNLPPVSSKADVENLIIQLFREYIMDLAEVFRSFNKQETIIAFQRIEVYLEDEYKKEVMLRMAKTLPPKVVFIARALLSVPEASYSTKEKEVFFDKLKKQPDVIRIMLKAWTRAGEKPAVITLNFKEFIKFFAEYQPEEAKEYFTTITVSDYNFIANQLSDNELKNIITQLNLPLSKFFGQVSENSDLIEKTGKKDDELKDRAEVPLHEEEGLQTDPIFIKNAGLVLLSPYLTRFFDLTGLLKNKKEFKGDFTREKACHLMHFLATGLDDGKEYMMTLNKLIAGIPFSYPLKEKIILTDEEKETSEGLLNGVINNWTALKKSSPDNLRGSFLLRDGKLIENDKFWDLRVEEKGFDVLIDKIPWSFKVIRFPWMNKPIHVTWR; this is encoded by the coding sequence ATGGAAGATGGACATGTGCTGAGGACTAGTGTATTTGAAATATCTTCAGATACATCTGAAAATTCCCATGATATACATAATTCACTGAATGACATCATTCAGGAAGACTTAAATCGATTACTTGAAGAGATATTTGATGAATTCTGTCCACCTGGACATAGAATTAGTATAAAAAAACTTGAGCTCGATCTGGGAGATATAAATCAATATAATTTTGAATCCGAATTTAAATCTAAACTCAAAGATGCTCTAAGATTACATCTCAGAAGGCTAATTGATGAGCATAAGTTTTCAGAAAATATCACGATCGATCAAAATTATGAAGAAAGCCTGATTCCTGATCTCCTGGAAAATTATTTAGATACCGGAAACCTGCCTTGGTTTTCCAGTTCCTTTCTAAGTAATGGAGAATCATTTTTTATGTTAATTAAAGAATTAGTCATTAATGATGTTGACTCAATAAGGAAAATTGTAAATAAAAAATTAAATAATGAGGCTGCAAGTCATCGATTATATAGAATTTTCCCTGGTTTTAATGAATGGATAGAGTTTTCATTCTCCATTTCAAATAATCATAAAGCAGGGATTTATAAAAAATCATGGATTGATTTTGTCGAATTTATCCAAAATATACTACCACTGATTAATAAGGAATTGCTTAACCGCTTATCAGGGTTTGTTGTTATTTCTTTAGAATCATCTATACCTGATGAAAAAGTTTTATGGCAGATTATCGAACAATTACTTTCACAAATTCATAAGGAAAGGCCGGACCTTTTTTCATCCACTAGTGATTTAGCACAGCAAATTATCAGATTAAAAACAGTAAAAAGGAAAAAATTTTTCGATTACGAAGTGCAGATCATATCTATCCTCGATGATGTAGCCAAAAGGGGATCGGGATCTTCAAAGGGAGAGTTAATAGTTTCAGGTAGCGTTTATTCTTTCGAAAAACTTAAAGAAATATCAAAAAGTATTTCTTTGAAGAATGAATTTATAAGAAAAATTAGTCTCATAGAACTCAAAAGGTTTATTGATAAAGAGGATTCGTCTTTGAGTATTGAATTAGGGGGTTTGTTTAACTTAATCTCTGAGGTCAATGTTCCTCATCTAGATCACGAAAAATTAGTCTTCTTTTTAAAAGAGTCGATAGTAATTGCCCTCTTTACAAAGATTAATTCCGGATCAAATATTAGCATTCAGAAAATTATCAATGATTTTCTGGAGCTCCTTGCTAAAAAAGACCAGCCCCTCAGAAAGTATATTTTATTTGAGCTTTTAGAGAAGGTAGAAAAGAAGGCAGGAACAGGAATTTTATATGGGGAATTAATAAATATTAAAAATGAGATCCTCAAAGAAGAGAGTTTTCTCTCAGGTGATAATGATCTCAAATCAGTAATAAGGAAGTTTTTTTTACTCGGTGTATTGAATGAGTCTGACAAAATTGGAAACCTTCCTCCAGTTTCAAGTAAGGCAGATGTAGAAAATCTCATTATTCAGTTGTTCCGGGAATATATAATGGATCTCGCTGAGGTATTTCGATCTTTCAATAAACAGGAAACTATTATAGCATTTCAACGGATTGAAGTTTACCTGGAAGATGAATATAAGAAAGAGGTAATGCTACGAATGGCCAAGACCCTTCCTCCTAAGGTGGTATTTATTGCAAGGGCACTATTGTCTGTGCCAGAAGCAAGTTATTCTACAAAAGAAAAAGAAGTATTTTTCGATAAACTAAAAAAACAGCCTGATGTCATCAGGATTATGCTGAAAGCATGGACGAGGGCAGGTGAAAAACCCGCTGTTATAACTCTCAATTTCAAAGAGTTTATCAAGTTTTTTGCTGAATATCAACCTGAAGAGGCTAAAGAATATTTCACTACAATTACGGTATCAGATTATAATTTTATTGCGAATCAACTTTCTGATAATGAATTGAAAAATATTATCACTCAATTGAACTTACCTCTGAGTAAGTTTTTTGGTCAGGTCTCTGAAAATTCTGATTTGATAGAGAAAACTGGTAAAAAGGATGACGAATTAAAAGATAGGGCTGAGGTGCCTTTGCACGAAGAAGAAGGTCTTCAAACAGATCCAATATTTATAAAAAATGCCGGTCTTGTATTGCTTTCACCATATTTAACCAGGTTTTTTGACCTGACAGGACTATTAAAAAACAAAAAGGAATTTAAAGGTGATTTCACGCGAGAAAAGGCCTGCCATTTAATGCATTTTTTAGCTACCGGATTAGACGACGGAAAGGAGTATATGATGACCTTAAATAAGCTGATTGCTGGAATTCCATTTTCTTATCCACTGAAAGAGAAAATTATTCTGACGGACGAAGAGAAGGAAACCTCAGAAGGCTTATTAAATGGTGTAATCAATAACTGGACTGCTCTGAAAAAGTCATCTCCTGATAACCTCAGGGGTTCCTTTTTATTAAGAGATGGAAAGCTCATCGAAAATGATAAATTCTGGGACCTTCGTGTAGAGGAAAAAGGGTTCGATGTGCTGATCGATAAAATCCCGTGGTCATTTAAGGTTATAAGGTTTCCGTGGATGAATAAACCAATTCATGTTACCTGGAGATAA
- a CDS encoding MFS transporter gives MSIFSNSGRIISAWVFGCFIGLGVVSHNILAVIQFLSEDEVESLPELFFYGSVISLALYYCYNYAKLRISYWGYASILMLLNLVYYLVLLFDPFNIDQDQIGSVMITAVIPLTGLYAATFFSFTESLFNITDLKKVRPIIYSGLILPVSAYLFSMPWIIELVELTWQIQLIISGVSIFLALLSLFVIAVDRKELNELHYSAQFVNYYNSTKRLVGNAYFLRLSLFIGLCTMIFIFIEYAFVDVLNTRFDSSTELLAFLSVLTASILIASWFIDFLAARITIRTYGLRTGLLVLPVVVLITCGLAFGAGRLFGVTDESKTFFMFFVLMIALKTGSEAIRKGFEYTVFMNYFLPVKADLRFDSRFKAEYIIGALFSLIASGILLILKDQGILNQNSVLIGGLILVVLWIVSGFLLHSKYKKVLKSSLDSEQKLIKYDKAFSVSLLERLKTGLLERSTGELPLHLNLIRILEPIEYRNVLIDLLNIDDDEVREIVLQQCDEMCLLESIPLLDNIMESKYFPVMKTAPLIKSTYGKLRGAEFRLEKLKYIEQLTLSKLVNERVYGAMLTAYAEDTMKGNLLNKLFRDPHSAVRYHAVASSAHSDDKDLNNNLIEKLGDGEYGNAATAALAATGERVFTMLETAFYLTGQDQKTQLRIVQIYGRVGSREAVSLLLKKLNYPNQNIIAAALEALSRCGYNVDESNSLQIRSELQDVCGSMVWNMSVVNDLRKAESSNLLINAMENEIAYNLETIFRLLALIYDPKSVELVKRNINSDNTEEKEYATDLLQVFLNEELKPALLPILGVASYEEKVEQLKHIYPTEPLSKSEALLNLVQRDYKWINRWTKACALRELANDKKTDPDIFAANLVNPDPLLRETSANALASHYEGALDEFYERYGNLSRYKEVAETIKAFQNKDQVKEKNNTRIEIIEFLNTIPVFEQISGLVLAEIAKLVNIQVLEAGELIETSDSINFIDYIIVTEGELNLKIGNEEVMYTERQIISCLQFMNKNDQKVTLRAGSDCVIFRINQAALNELMSFYDEIPESLSNNVLNKKSENTKQEILV, from the coding sequence ATGTCAATTTTTTCTAATTCCGGTCGGATTATTTCCGCCTGGGTTTTTGGTTGCTTCATTGGACTGGGGGTTGTTTCCCATAATATTTTAGCTGTTATACAGTTTTTGTCCGAGGATGAAGTAGAATCATTACCAGAACTATTTTTTTACGGTTCAGTTATTTCTCTGGCTTTATATTATTGTTATAATTATGCTAAGCTCAGGATTTCTTACTGGGGATATGCTTCCATCCTGATGTTGCTTAATTTAGTTTATTACCTGGTTCTGCTTTTTGATCCTTTTAATATTGATCAGGATCAGATTGGATCGGTAATGATCACAGCAGTTATACCTCTTACAGGACTTTATGCAGCAACGTTTTTTAGTTTTACGGAATCACTTTTTAATATTACAGATCTTAAGAAAGTCCGTCCAATTATTTATTCAGGATTGATTCTGCCGGTTTCAGCATACTTGTTTTCCATGCCATGGATAATCGAACTTGTAGAGCTGACATGGCAAATTCAGCTTATTATCTCTGGAGTTTCGATATTTTTAGCGCTCCTTAGCTTATTTGTAATTGCTGTTGACAGGAAAGAATTAAATGAATTACACTATAGTGCTCAATTTGTTAATTATTATAACTCTACAAAAAGGCTTGTAGGGAATGCATATTTTTTGAGATTGAGCTTGTTTATCGGACTGTGTACAATGATATTCATTTTCATTGAATATGCATTTGTTGATGTGCTTAATACACGGTTTGATTCCTCTACTGAATTACTGGCATTTCTTAGTGTTTTAACTGCTTCAATATTAATTGCCAGCTGGTTTATTGATTTCCTGGCAGCGAGGATTACGATTCGCACATATGGCTTAAGAACCGGGTTGCTGGTATTACCGGTGGTAGTATTAATTACCTGTGGATTAGCATTTGGTGCTGGAAGATTATTTGGCGTAACCGATGAATCAAAGACCTTTTTTATGTTCTTTGTTTTGATGATCGCACTAAAAACCGGATCAGAAGCTATCAGAAAAGGCTTCGAGTATACTGTTTTTATGAATTATTTTCTACCCGTTAAAGCGGATCTGAGATTTGATTCCAGATTTAAAGCAGAATATATTATTGGCGCTTTATTTTCACTTATCGCATCTGGCATTCTCTTAATTTTAAAAGACCAGGGAATACTAAATCAAAATTCAGTACTTATCGGAGGGTTGATCCTTGTGGTATTATGGATTGTTTCCGGTTTTCTTCTCCATTCTAAATACAAAAAAGTGCTGAAAAGCAGCCTCGATTCTGAGCAAAAACTGATCAAGTACGATAAGGCATTTTCAGTTAGTCTTTTGGAAAGATTAAAAACGGGTTTACTGGAGAGATCTACAGGTGAGTTACCACTACATCTTAACCTGATAAGAATTTTAGAGCCTATTGAATATCGAAATGTTCTGATTGACCTGCTTAATATCGATGATGATGAGGTAAGGGAAATTGTTCTTCAGCAATGCGATGAAATGTGTCTGCTTGAGTCGATCCCATTGCTGGATAATATAATGGAATCTAAATATTTCCCGGTAATGAAAACCGCTCCTTTGATCAAGTCAACCTATGGAAAACTAAGAGGAGCAGAATTCAGGTTGGAGAAGCTAAAGTATATCGAACAACTGACCTTGTCGAAGCTGGTAAATGAACGTGTATATGGAGCCATGCTAACAGCTTATGCAGAAGATACCATGAAAGGTAATTTGCTAAACAAACTTTTCAGGGATCCGCATTCTGCCGTAAGGTATCATGCTGTTGCATCTTCTGCTCACTCAGATGATAAGGATCTTAATAATAACCTTATCGAAAAACTGGGAGATGGAGAATATGGCAATGCCGCCACTGCTGCACTGGCCGCTACTGGTGAACGGGTTTTTACCATGCTCGAAACAGCATTTTACCTAACAGGTCAGGATCAAAAAACACAGTTACGTATCGTACAGATCTATGGTCGTGTAGGTAGCCGGGAAGCTGTTTCATTATTGCTTAAAAAGTTAAACTATCCGAATCAGAACATTATTGCAGCGGCACTCGAAGCGTTGAGCCGTTGCGGTTATAATGTTGACGAGAGTAATTCTCTGCAAATCCGCTCAGAGCTACAGGATGTGTGCGGTTCCATGGTATGGAATATGTCTGTAGTCAACGATCTCCGTAAAGCCGAAAGTAGCAACCTGCTTATCAATGCGATGGAAAACGAGATCGCTTATAATCTCGAAACCATTTTCAGGTTGCTGGCGTTGATCTACGATCCGAAATCTGTTGAGCTGGTTAAAAGGAACATTAATAGTGATAACACGGAAGAAAAAGAATATGCTACTGATCTTCTTCAGGTATTCCTCAATGAGGAATTAAAACCGGCTTTGCTGCCAATTTTAGGTGTAGCCAGCTATGAAGAAAAGGTCGAGCAGCTAAAGCACATTTATCCCACAGAGCCACTATCCAAATCTGAAGCTTTGTTAAATCTGGTACAGCGTGACTATAAATGGATAAACCGGTGGACAAAGGCTTGTGCGCTAAGAGAATTGGCCAATGATAAAAAAACTGATCCGGATATTTTTGCTGCTAACCTGGTAAACCCGGATCCATTATTGAGAGAAACATCAGCTAATGCCCTGGCTAGTCATTATGAAGGAGCACTGGATGAATTTTATGAGAGGTATGGGAATTTATCCCGCTATAAGGAAGTAGCAGAGACTATTAAAGCTTTTCAAAACAAAGATCAGGTAAAAGAAAAGAACAATACAAGGATAGAGATTATTGAGTTTTTAAATACTATTCCTGTTTTTGAACAGATCAGCGGTTTGGTACTTGCCGAAATTGCTAAACTGGTCAATATTCAGGTATTGGAGGCAGGCGAGCTGATCGAAACGTCAGACTCAATCAATTTTATCGATTATATCATAGTGACTGAAGGGGAACTGAATTTAAAGATCGGTAATGAAGAGGTGATGTATACCGAAAGGCAGATTATCAGTTGCCTGCAGTTTATGAATAAAAATGATCAGAAGGTTACGCTCAGAGCCGGGAGCGATTGTGTTATTTTTAGAATAAACCAGGCAGCTCTGAATGAACTGATGTCTTTTTATGATGAAATACCTGAATCATTAAGTAATAATGTATTAAATAAAAAGTCTGAAAATACTAAACAGGAAATTCTGGTTTAA
- a CDS encoding nSTAND1 domain-containing NTPase has product MSELVVHHELTGTGELKNPFPGLRPFSVEERDLYFGRENQVGEVIQKLTDNKAVTVVGASGVGKSSFMYCGVLPAVFSSMASVETGNWKSINVTPGDSPVKILARKLEESFEALEYEATLESLNEGIDGLTNILEDLHVVEKTNFLFLIDQFEEIFRFQTTEEYDKHDAQHYIDLILHAHQSQKVPFYVLINIRADFVGDCAQFPGLTKLINDSQFLIPQMTRDEKRKAIVGPIEAFDADIDPVLVDEILDDIGSSADQLPIMQHALMRTWNYWMRNKIGNEPITHAHYEAIGGMENALSEHAREAYLELTDDEKKICEKIFKAITEKGDDGRGVRRPAKLNEVVAIVNAPESKVIKVIDAFRKPGRTLLMPAYDTELADDSVIDISHESIMRIWVELHLWVEEEAESVKLYLRLAEAAEMHQEGKAGLWRPPDLQIALNWQTEQNPSPAWGLRYHKAYERTMLFLEYSQKEFEREQRIREKMQKRRLILARIVALVLGLGIVVALLFLLYAEHQRREADIQRAEAAKQKEVAEEQAQKAQINEKKALEESQRAEEQRLIAEQETERALKNERIAQTQMVIADRERRRAIEQTLVADSARKVAMTEEQKAYRLRMLSIAKSMAIKSVQLTDSAKKSLVARQAYNFYHEYGGKKHDPDIYDGMYYALKAMEEPSYNSLLAHTQNVRSIVTSKDSRYVYSAGSDGRIIRWNAKDPQKGHDIIAHYPGRINRTLALSKDERYLACAGDFNYIEIYDLQDVKSKPVKVKTNTREIWYLTFTPGKRGLIASGSDKRVIYWDNEKVTDLLSSDSKINDITLSPDGSKLIVAKNNGEVTEVDRSNGNTSKVIYRDRKNIPVITSAFSHSGRYLVLGGEKGEVTILNVINGSIVAKLSGHQARVNNITFSHDDKRLATGSFDKTVRLWNMDNLFDPPIVLRDHEDWVWSIQFTPDNNYLLAGCRDHLIRLWPTQTKLMARKLCEKLKRDMTEQEWESYVGEDIPYEETCK; this is encoded by the coding sequence ATGTCAGAATTAGTTGTTCACCATGAATTAACAGGTACAGGAGAATTAAAGAACCCTTTTCCGGGGCTTCGTCCGTTTTCTGTTGAAGAACGCGATCTTTATTTTGGTCGTGAAAATCAGGTCGGAGAAGTAATCCAGAAGCTAACAGATAATAAAGCTGTTACGGTTGTTGGTGCTTCCGGTGTAGGTAAATCATCTTTCATGTATTGCGGAGTTTTACCTGCAGTATTTTCTTCTATGGCTTCGGTGGAGACTGGTAACTGGAAAAGTATCAATGTCACTCCGGGAGATTCACCTGTTAAAATTCTTGCCCGTAAATTAGAAGAATCATTTGAAGCACTTGAATATGAAGCTACTCTTGAATCATTAAATGAAGGGATCGATGGACTGACAAATATCCTCGAGGATCTTCATGTGGTCGAAAAAACTAATTTTTTATTTCTGATAGATCAGTTTGAAGAAATATTCAGGTTTCAAACCACTGAGGAGTATGATAAACATGATGCTCAGCATTATATCGATCTGATTCTGCATGCACATCAAAGCCAGAAAGTACCATTTTATGTTTTAATAAATATCCGGGCTGATTTTGTTGGTGATTGCGCACAGTTTCCGGGTCTGACCAAACTTATCAATGACAGCCAGTTTTTGATTCCCCAGATGACGAGGGATGAAAAGAGAAAGGCGATCGTTGGGCCAATAGAGGCTTTTGATGCAGACATTGATCCGGTTCTTGTTGATGAAATCCTGGACGATATTGGTTCGAGCGCTGATCAACTGCCGATTATGCAGCATGCTTTGATGCGGACATGGAATTACTGGATGCGAAATAAGATCGGTAATGAACCCATAACTCACGCCCATTACGAAGCAATCGGAGGGATGGAAAATGCTCTTTCTGAGCATGCCCGTGAAGCGTATCTCGAGCTGACCGATGATGAAAAGAAAATATGTGAGAAGATATTTAAAGCGATAACTGAAAAAGGAGATGACGGACGAGGTGTACGACGGCCTGCAAAGCTCAATGAAGTTGTAGCTATTGTAAATGCTCCGGAATCTAAGGTTATTAAGGTAATTGATGCTTTCAGGAAGCCGGGACGTACTCTTTTAATGCCTGCTTACGATACTGAACTTGCAGATGATAGCGTGATCGATATCAGTCATGAAAGTATCATGAGAATCTGGGTTGAGTTACACTTATGGGTGGAGGAAGAGGCAGAATCGGTAAAGCTTTATTTGCGACTGGCTGAAGCTGCAGAGATGCACCAGGAAGGAAAGGCAGGATTATGGAGGCCACCGGATCTCCAGATCGCATTAAACTGGCAAACAGAACAAAACCCTTCTCCCGCATGGGGATTGAGATATCATAAAGCCTATGAACGTACCATGTTATTTCTGGAATACAGCCAGAAAGAATTTGAGCGCGAGCAGCGGATCAGGGAAAAGATGCAAAAACGTCGCTTGATCCTGGCTCGAATTGTCGCTCTGGTGCTTGGGTTAGGTATCGTCGTAGCCTTGTTATTCTTATTATATGCTGAGCATCAGCGCAGGGAAGCTGATATTCAGCGTGCCGAAGCGGCAAAACAAAAAGAAGTTGCGGAAGAACAGGCGCAGAAGGCACAAATCAATGAGAAAAAAGCCCTTGAAGAATCTCAGAGGGCCGAAGAACAAAGACTGATAGCAGAACAGGAAACAGAAAGAGCATTAAAAAATGAGCGGATAGCTCAGACGCAAATGGTTATTGCCGACAGGGAGCGTCGAAGAGCAATCGAGCAAACCCTTGTAGCAGATAGCGCCCGAAAGGTAGCAATGACAGAAGAGCAAAAAGCATACAGGCTGAGAATGCTTTCGATTGCTAAGTCAATGGCAATTAAATCCGTACAGCTAACCGATAGTGCTAAGAAATCATTAGTCGCCAGACAGGCATATAACTTTTACCACGAATATGGCGGGAAGAAACACGATCCGGATATTTATGATGGAATGTACTATGCTCTGAAGGCAATGGAGGAACCTAGTTATAATAGTCTTCTGGCTCATACACAAAACGTTCGTTCAATTGTGACCAGTAAGGATTCAAGATACGTGTATTCTGCGGGTAGTGATGGCCGAATTATTAGATGGAATGCGAAAGATCCTCAAAAAGGTCATGATATTATTGCTCATTATCCTGGCCGGATTAATCGTACACTCGCTTTAAGTAAAGACGAGCGGTACCTCGCTTGTGCAGGAGATTTTAATTATATCGAAATCTATGATTTGCAGGATGTGAAGTCTAAACCAGTAAAGGTAAAAACCAATACGAGGGAAATTTGGTACCTGACTTTCACTCCCGGAAAAAGAGGTTTGATTGCATCGGGTTCTGATAAAAGAGTTATTTACTGGGATAATGAAAAAGTAACAGATCTTTTAAGTAGTGATTCTAAGATCAATGATATCACACTGAGTCCGGACGGATCTAAATTGATCGTTGCCAAGAACAATGGTGAAGTCACAGAGGTAGACAGATCGAATGGCAATACTTCAAAAGTGATCTACCGCGACCGGAAAAACATTCCGGTTATTACCAGTGCATTTAGCCATAGCGGTAGATACCTGGTGCTTGGTGGTGAAAAAGGCGAAGTAACCATTTTGAACGTTATAAATGGCTCAATAGTTGCGAAGTTATCCGGACACCAGGCGAGAGTAAATAATATAACTTTCAGTCATGATGACAAGAGACTGGCTACGGGTAGTTTCGATAAAACGGTAAGGTTGTGGAATATGGATAACTTATTTGATCCGCCAATCGTACTTCGCGACCATGAAGACTGGGTGTGGTCAA